From a region of the Helianthus annuus cultivar XRQ/B chromosome 5, HanXRQr2.0-SUNRISE, whole genome shotgun sequence genome:
- the LOC110881972 gene encoding pumilio homolog 12, which produces MEPQRNSQMLQNLYAVGPEARFQSMSAPLVVHDGVWTAYDRNQIPDVDESVSNLFSSLNISSPSNFHCRNIIPPVGYDGGVTGAGTGSPIGAGEGSGRHPFRTGIRSSYYTLGGQTSALTVDPQRNYYPLWRNREVGCSVGFDQMFDFDQSFDLLPKEHIYNPHNVSRSVNVSVLCLKELRGKVYALAKDQNGCRLLQAKFENPSDEEVEFVLYEVLEYISELMKDQFGNYLIQKLITVCNDDHKLRMLLSLTDVPVEMVLVCMNPHGTRAMQKLLENLTDPYHIALAMAALRPGAARLASDPNGHHVIQYCLIHFPSDVIEPILNEIADKCYEVATDRSGCCVLQACMEHSHGKVRNRLVAEILGNAVVLAEDPYGNYVLQHMVGLKVPEFTARLVRQLQGNFASLSCNKYASNVVEKCLNESSEDISRQIVMELITCSNPALLLIDPYANFVIQSALTVSTGHVYNYLLELISDNMSSMRTNLYGKKILSWFEKRRILAI; this is translated from the exons ATGGAGCCTCAAAGAAACTCTCAGATGCTACAAAATTTATACGCGGTGGGACCCGAAGCTAGGTTTCAGTCAATGTCGGCGCCGCTGGTGGTTCATGACGGTGTTTGGACGGCCTATGATCGGAATCAGATACCCGATGTGGATGAAAGCGTGTCTAATTTGTTTTCTTCACTAAATATTTCATCTCCCAGCAATTTTCATTGCCGGAATATTATTCCTCCGGTGGGTTACGACGGTGGAGTCACCGGCGCCGGTACCGGATCCCCGATCGGCGCCGGTGAGGGTTCCGGTCGTCACCCGTTTCGGACCGGAATTCGAAGCAGTTATTATACCCTTGGTGGACAGACCAGCGCCCTTACGGTGGACCCGCAGCGGAATTATTATCCTCTGTGGAGGAATAGAGAGGTGGGTTGTTCTGTTGGGTTTGACCAGATGTTTGACTTTGACCAGTCGTTTGACTTGCTCCCCAAGGAACATATTTACAATCCACATAATGTTTCAAGATCTGTTAATGTTAGTGTTTTGTGTTTGAAAGAATTGAGGGGCAAGGTTTATGCACTGGCTAAGGATCAGAATGGTTGTAGATTGTTGCAAGCAAAGTTTGAGAATCCTAGTGATGAAGAGGTTGAGTTTGTGTTGTATGAGGTTTTGGAGTACATTAGTGAGTTGATGAAGGATCAGTTTGGGAATTATTTGATACAGAAGCTGATTACTGTGTGTAATGATGATCATAAGTTGAGGATGCTTCTGTCTTTGACTGATGTTCCTGTTGAAATGGTTCTTGTTTGTATGAACCCACATGG GACTAGAGCGATGCAGAAGTTATTGGAGAATTTGACGGACCCGTATCATATTGCGTTGGCTATGGCGGCTCTGCGCCCTGGTGCAGCTAGATTGGCTAGTGATCCGAATGGTCACCATGTTATTCAGTATTGCTTGATTCATTTTCCTAGTGATGTTATTGAG CCTATTCTGAATGAGATAGCAGATAAATGTTATGAAGTTGCAACGGATAGAAGTGGCTGCTGCGTGCTGCAGGCGTGTATGGAGCACTCTCATGGAAAAGTGAGAAATCGTTTGGTTGCTGAGATTTTGGGCAATGCAGTAGTTCTAGCAGAAGATCCTTACGG AAACTATGTACTTCAACACATGGTGGGGTTGAAAGTACCAGAGTTCACTGCGCGGCTTGTGAGGCAGCTTCAAGGGAACTTTGCATCCCTTTCCTGCAACAAGTATGCTAGTAACGTCGTCGAGAAGTGTTTGAATGAATCGAGCGAAGATATTTCTAGACAAATTGTTATGGAGTTGATCACATGCTCAAATCCTGCATTGCTTCTAATCGACCCCTATGCAAACTTTGTTATACAGTCTGCATTGACAGTTTCGACG GGACACGTGTACAATTATCTGCTGGAGCTCATCTCAGACAACATGTCATCTATGAGAACAAATCTTTATGGTAAAAAGATATTGTCATGGTTTGAAAAGAGGAGGATCCTAGCAATCTAG